A section of the Rummeliibacillus pycnus genome encodes:
- a CDS encoding MarR family winged helix-turn-helix transcriptional regulator encodes MISYQKGVRIINKNELFNKVIVFTTSVHRVTHDLTYNIKSHSLTTLQYKILEYIKVSQPVTLSDISECQHISMPNTSREIKKLKEKNLIKKISISEDRRKQSIYLSEEGEAMMDEAFEIIKSRFLDRIQNTSEKDLEEIRQALEILQKKLFHP; translated from the coding sequence TTGATATCTTATCAAAAAGGGGTGAGAATTATTAATAAGAACGAATTATTTAACAAAGTAATAGTATTTACAACATCAGTACATCGAGTAACGCATGACTTAACATACAATATCAAATCTCATTCACTTACTACGCTTCAATACAAAATTCTTGAGTATATAAAGGTAAGTCAACCGGTAACCCTTAGCGATATTAGCGAATGTCAGCATATTTCTATGCCAAATACAAGCAGAGAAATAAAGAAATTAAAGGAAAAGAACTTAATTAAAAAGATAAGTATTTCTGAAGATCGAAGAAAACAATCTATTTATCTTTCAGAAGAAGGGGAAGCTATGATGGATGAGGCATTCGAAATCATAAAGTCTCGATTTCTTGATAGAATACAAAATACTTCTGAAAAGGATTTAGAAGAGATTAGACAAGCTTTAGAAATTCTTCAAAAAAAATTGTTTCATCCATAA